The sequence below is a genomic window from Candidatus Cloacimonadota bacterium.
ATCGTGTCGAAAAGAATGACCCGACTCGAGTTTCTCAAATACTATTTATAATATTTCTTCGTAAAACCATTCACAAATTTTTCTTTCTGGAAAATTGATTTTATTACCCCAACAAACAAACCGATTCCGTAGGCAAAAATTTGTGTAAATATCGTAACAACCGAAAGCAGACCGACTTTAAGAGACTGATATTCCCTGCTTGATTGAATTAAAACGAATCCCCCGACTAATAAAAGACAAATATTTTCAAAAAGAAAAAGATAAGCAATCAGTGAAAACAAAATTGCAAAAATCAAACTAAGAAAATATCCGGTTACGATGACGCTTGGCAAACAATGAACCGGTTTCAACATTTTTTTATCTAACTTTCCCAAATTTACCCTCGTTACTCCCCAATTAAAAATTTGCTTAAAAAATCTTCTAAATGAAGTTCTTCTTTTGTGATATACAAATACATCCGGCAGATATTTCGCTTTAAATCCGGCTTTGAAAATACGATTTGAAAAATCCATGTCCTGCCCGTGCCGCAGAGAATTCATTCCTCCCACTTTTTCATACACCTCTCTTTTGATCCCCATATTAAAACTACGAGGATAATATTTGCCTACCGATTTCCCCGAACTCCCTCTGGTTCCGCCGGTTCCGATAAACGATGTCATTGAGTAGTTCACAGCTTTTAGAAAAGGGGGAAAATCTTCACGATATGTATCCGGTCCACCAAAAAAATCAAAATCTTCCGATTCAAGATGGGTTACCAGATTTTCAACATAATCCACCGGCACCGTACAATCCGAATCTATGAAAACAAAAACATCCCCTTTTGCTTTATCCATCCCGTTATTTCTTGCAGCACCCGGTCCGGTATTCTTTTGAAAAAAGTATCTTAGGTCTAATTGGTTTTTAAACGAATCTACTACTTCTTTGATATTATCCGTGGAGCCATCATCCACAATAATGACTTCAAATTCTTTGCTAGTTTGCAAAACGAGCGAAGAGAGAAATTCTTTTATTTCATCAGCGCGGTTGTAAGCCGGAATGATCATGGAAATAAAGGGAAAAGGGAGAAGGGAGGACGGAGAAATGGTCATGAAAACTTTTCTTTTCTAACTTTTATCAGATTAAACAGCATTGCAGACATTTTACGCGTTCTATCAATAAGTTCAAAAGCGTCAATTTTTGTAAGAAAATCAAGTTTTAAGGCAATGTATAGTTGAGTTCGCAATTCTGCAGAAGATCCTCGTGCAATATACAAAAAATGAACATATTCCTTGTTTGATTGTCTGTCATACCCCTCGGATATGTTTGACGGAATTGATACAGCAGCCCTTTGTATTTGGTCTCGCAAGCTATAATCTTTACAATCTGCTAAATTTTTATAAATATCTATCACCATTCTCATCCCTTCTTGCCATACTTCCAAATCTTCAAACTTCTCAATTTTTTTCATCCGTTCTCCCTTCTCCCTTTTCCCATTTTCCGTTTTCCGTTTTCCGTTTTCCATTTTCCATTTTCCGTTTTCCATTTTCCGTTTTCCATTTTCCGTTTTCCATTCTTTAATATCGTTATTATGGCGGCTACAACAAAACATAAAAATGCAAAAATGTGGGCGTAAAAAGACAACCTATAATTTTTCACAAATGCTTCAGGATTAAACTCAAAAACCACTTCATGTTCGCCTGCGGAGTCAATATAAACAGAGCGAAGAATGTGGTCGGTTTTGTAAATTTCCGTCCTTTTTCNNNNNNNNNNNNNNNNNNNNNNNNNNNNNNNNNNNNNNNNNNNNNNNNNNNNNNNNNNNNNNNNNNNNNNNNNNNNNNNNNNNNNNNNNNNNNNNNNNNNAAAGACAACCTATAATTTTTCACAAATGCTTCAGGATTAAACTC
It includes:
- a CDS encoding four helix bundle protein, producing MKKIEKFEDLEVWQEGMRMVIDIYKNLADCKDYSLRDQIQRAAVSIPSNISEGYDRQSNKEYVHFLYIARGSSAELRTQLYIALKLDFLTKIDAFELIDRTRKMSAMLFNLIKVRKEKFS
- a CDS encoding glycosyltransferase gives rise to the protein MTISPSSLLPFPFISMIIPAYNRADEIKEFLSSLVLQTSKEFEVIIVDDGSTDNIKEVVDSFKNQLDLRYFFQKNTGPGAARNNGMDKAKGDVFVFIDSDCTVPVDYVENLVTHLESEDFDFFGGPDTYREDFPPFLKAVNYSMTSFIGTGGTRGSSGKSVGKYYPRSFNMGIKREVYEKVGGMNSLRHGQDMDFSNRIFKAGFKAKYLPDVFVYHKRRTSFRRFFKQIFNWGVTRVNLGKLDKKMLKPVHCLPSVIVTGYFLSLIFAILFSLIAYLFLFENICLLLVGGFVLIQSSREYQSLKVGLLSVVTIFTQIFAYGIGLFVGVIKSIFQKEKFVNGFTKKYYK